The Mycolicibacterium mageritense genome contains a region encoding:
- a CDS encoding TPM domain-containing protein: MRIARLLPMLLAILMAALLVAPSAAAEPPLRLATQLTDNAGVLSAPQRANVQRALDQLYESKRIQLWVVFVDDFSGQNYEDWAQNTIRVSDLGDDDALLAVATQDRALSFQVPDTVPGGNSRAGDIRRDSIEPALHRDDWAGAAIAAANGLKADPPASPGMSWPALVISLGVLLVLAGLFWWWMRRRRAKRRKAEFEAAKRVDPTDPNALAGVPLDALDELSRSIVVDVDNAVRTSAAELELAVEEFGPKQTEPFSRAVTNAKTTLAQAFNVRQILDDAAPETPLQRRDLLTRVVVSAAKADRELETQSTAFEQLRDLLINAPTRLDTMTQQMVDLTARIEPSQRTLDDLHKQFDATALGSVAGNVDAAKERLAFADRNITTARNLVARPAGDQTGLVDAVRAAESALGQARTLLDAVDSAATDINRAVAGLPAAITDIQAGIDQANSLMGQPDTPQDEALTTARDAAAEAVAEARAKGNADPLGTFTRLTKADADLDQLLATVHEQREAAERLARSLDQAIVTAQSRIKAVSDFIDTRRGSIGPEARTRLAEAARQLEAAEAKRSSNPTEAVAHANGASTLAAQAQGLANDDVRAAQRSYTSQSSGGSDMGAVLGGIIIGNILNGGFSGGFGGGYGGGFGGGRSMGRPTSYGGASRSSGRSYSGGGGRF; encoded by the coding sequence ATGCGCATCGCCCGTCTGCTGCCCATGCTGCTCGCGATTCTGATGGCCGCACTGCTCGTTGCCCCCAGCGCCGCGGCCGAACCGCCGCTGCGGCTGGCGACCCAACTGACCGACAACGCCGGCGTGCTGTCAGCGCCCCAGCGCGCAAATGTCCAGCGTGCCCTCGATCAGCTCTACGAGAGCAAGCGCATCCAGCTGTGGGTGGTGTTCGTCGACGACTTCTCGGGCCAGAACTACGAGGATTGGGCACAGAACACGATTCGTGTCAGCGATCTCGGCGACGACGACGCCCTGCTCGCGGTGGCGACCCAGGATCGCGCATTGTCGTTCCAGGTGCCCGACACCGTGCCCGGCGGCAACTCCCGCGCCGGCGACATCCGGCGCGACAGCATCGAACCGGCACTGCACCGCGACGACTGGGCCGGCGCGGCGATCGCGGCCGCCAACGGGCTCAAAGCCGATCCTCCTGCGAGCCCGGGCATGTCGTGGCCCGCGCTGGTGATATCCCTCGGCGTGTTGCTCGTGCTGGCCGGGCTGTTCTGGTGGTGGATGCGGCGGCGGCGCGCGAAGCGTCGCAAGGCCGAATTCGAGGCCGCCAAACGAGTGGATCCCACTGATCCCAATGCCCTGGCCGGCGTGCCACTCGATGCGCTCGACGAGTTGTCGCGCTCGATCGTGGTCGACGTCGACAATGCGGTGCGCACCAGCGCGGCCGAACTCGAACTGGCCGTCGAGGAATTCGGCCCGAAGCAGACCGAGCCGTTCAGCCGCGCGGTGACCAACGCGAAAACCACGCTGGCGCAGGCGTTCAACGTGCGGCAGATCCTCGACGACGCGGCGCCGGAGACCCCGCTGCAGCGGCGCGATCTGCTGACCCGCGTGGTGGTTTCGGCGGCCAAGGCCGACCGGGAACTGGAAACCCAGAGCACGGCGTTCGAGCAACTGCGTGATCTGTTGATCAACGCGCCGACGCGGCTGGACACCATGACGCAGCAGATGGTCGACCTCACGGCGCGCATCGAACCGTCGCAGCGGACCCTCGACGACCTGCACAAGCAGTTCGACGCCACCGCACTGGGCTCGGTGGCGGGCAACGTCGACGCGGCCAAGGAGCGGCTGGCGTTCGCCGACCGCAACATCACCACAGCGCGCAACCTGGTCGCGCGGCCCGCAGGAGACCAGACCGGGCTCGTGGATGCCGTGCGGGCCGCAGAATCGGCACTGGGTCAAGCGCGCACGCTGCTCGACGCGGTGGACAGCGCGGCGACCGACATCAATCGAGCCGTCGCGGGCCTGCCCGCCGCGATCACCGACATACAAGCCGGCATCGATCAAGCGAATTCGCTTATGGGACAGCCGGATACGCCACAGGACGAGGCACTGACCACGGCGCGAGACGCCGCGGCCGAGGCTGTCGCCGAGGCGCGCGCCAAGGGAAACGCCGACCCGCTCGGCACCTTCACCCGGTTGACCAAGGCAGACGCGGATCTGGACCAACTGCTGGCCACCGTCCACGAACAGCGGGAGGCCGCCGAACGCCTGGCCCGCAGCCTCGACCAGGCCATCGTGACCGCGCAGTCACGGATCAAGGCGGTGTCGGACTTCATCGACACCCGGCGGGGCAGCATCGGCCCGGAGGCGCGCACCCGGCTGGCCGAGGCCGCGCGCCAGCTCGAAGCCGCCGAGGCCAAGAGGTCCAGCAACCCCACCGAGGCCGTCGCGCACGCCAACGGCGCGTCGACGCTGGCCGCGCAGGCTCAGGGGCTGGCCAACGACGATGTCCGGGCCGCGCAACGGTCGTACACGTCGCAGAGCTCCGGCGGATCGGACATGGGCGCAGTGCTCGGCGGAATCATCATCGGCAACATCCTCAACGGAGGCTTCA